The genomic stretch GCGTAGAGCTGGATGAGGACGTTGCCGATCATCTCCCCGATCGCCAGCGAGAGACGGTGCTGCTCGATGGCGGCGCGGGGGTCGGTGTGCTCGAAGAGGTTGCCGAGGTGCTGGTGGGTCACGGCCTCGCCGTAGGGATCGTTCAACTGCCGCGAATAGGCGAGGCTCTGGCGTAGCGCGCGCCCCGACTCCTCGTAGCGGCCGAGTCCTTCGAGCAGCAGGCCCCGGTTGTTGAGGCTGCGGCGCATCCAGGACAGGACGCCGAGCCGCTCCCAGATGGTCAGGGCCTCGTCGTTGAGGGTGAGGGCCTCGGTGTGGCGGCCCGCCAGGAAGTGCACCCCGGCCAGGTCACCGAGGGCGTACGCCTCGGCCGCCTCGTCCCCGAGCCGCCGGGCGACCCGGAGCGCGGCCCGCCCGAGGACCTCCATCTCGGCGACCCGGCCGCTGCGTTGGACGTACGGGAAGAGCAGCCGCAGCAGCGTGCACAGGCGGGCGGCGATGCGGTGGTCGGAGGCGTCGGCGTACCGCTCGGCGAGCGCGGCGATGTTCTCCAGCTCCGCGTCGCCCCAGGCGAAGGCGGCCTCGGGGCCGTCGAAGGGGTGGGTGTCGGCGACGTGGGCCGCGTGCTCGGACGGCTGGCAGGACGTGGGGCGGCGCCGGTCGTCCTGGTCGAGGCCGGGTTCGACGATGGCGGTGAGGGTGCGTTCGGCGAGGGCGGCGTACCAGCTCAGGGCGGACTCGGCGACGGCGGTGCCGCCCGCCGTTCCGGCCAGCTCGCGGGCGAAGTCGCGGACCAGGTCATGGGGCACGTAGCGGCCGAGGGCGGTCTCCTCAAGGAGGGCCACGTCGACGAGCCGGTCGAGGGCGTCCTCGGCGCGCCGGACTCCCGTGCCGCTGAGGCGGGCCAGCAGGGGTGCGCCGTACTCGGGCAGGTCGAGGGCGCCGATCCGGCGCAGCACGAGGGCCGCGTCCCGGTCGGCCTCGCGATCGGAGGCGGCGAGCGCGTCGTGCGCCACGGCGAGGGAGCGGCGGACGCTGAGGTCGTCGTACTCCAGGTGGTGCAACCGGCGGTCGGTCGCGGTCAGTTGACCGGCCAGCACGTCCGGGGTGAGGGCCCGGCGCGCGGCGAGCCGGGCGGCGACGACCCGCAGGGCCAGCGGGAGGCGGCCGGTCAGTTCCACGAGGGGGTGGCCGGCGTCGATCCCGTCGTCCCGTCCGGACACCGCCCGCAGCAGCGCGGCACTGTCCTCGTCGGACAGCGGCGCGAGCGGGAAACGCCGGACGCCGTCGAGGGCGGCGAGTGACGAACGGCTGGTGATGATCACGGCGCAGCCGGGGCCCGCGGGCAGCAGCGACCGTACCTGCGCGGCGTTCGCGGCGTCGTCCAGGACCAGGAGGGTGCGGGTGGGCGCGAGCATCGACCGCAGCAACGCCGCTGCCGCGTCCGGGTGTTCGGGGACGGCACGGGGGTCGGCACCGACGTCCCGCAGCAGGGCGGCGAGGGCCTGCGCGGAGGTGAGGGGGAGCATGCCCGGGGTGGCGCCGTGCAGGTTGACGTAGAGCTGACCGTCGGGGAAGCGGTCGGTGAGGGCGTGGGCGACGTGGAGGGCGAGGGCGCTCTTTCCGATACCGGCCATGCCGGTCAGGACGGCGACGGTGGGGCCGGGGGTGGTGAGGGTGCGGTGGAGGGTTTCGGTGAGCGGGGCTCGGCCGGTGAAGTGGGCCGGAGGTGGGGGGAGTTGGGCGGGGCGGGGTGGGGAAGCCTGGGGGGTGGTTGTCGGGGCGGGTGTGGCCGGGGCCGGGCGATCGCCGCCCGCACCGCTCTTGTCGTCCCCCGTCGCCTCCCCTCCCCCACGGAGCACCTCCAGGTGTGCCCCGCGCACGGCAGGCCCCGGCTCCACGCCGAGTTCCTCCAACAGCCGGTGTCTCAGATCGCGGTGGACGGCGAGGGCCTCGGCCTGGCGGCCGCTGCGGTGCAGGGCGAGCATGAGCTGGCGGTGGTAGGCCTCGCGCAAGGGGTGCTCGGCGGCGAGGGCGGCCAACTCGGGCAGGAGAGCGTCGAGTCGGCCGTCGGCGACGGCCAACTCTGCGTCGTAGCGCCACTCCAGGAGCAGCAGTCGCGCTTCTTTCAGGCGCTGGACGAGGGCGTAGCCGCCCAGTTCGGCGGGGAGTCCGCTGAGGGGCGTGCCGCGCCAGAGGGCGAGGGCGGCGGCGCATTCGCCGAGGGTGCGGCACCAGTCCCGGTCGGCGTGGGCGGCGCGCGCGGCGGCGGTGTGGGCGTCGAAGGCGTGAATGTCGAGTTCGCCGTCGTCGACGCGGAGGAGGTAGCCGGGGGACACGGCCCGCAGCCGGGAAGGGTCGTCGAGGAGTCGGCGGAGCCGGGTGACGTGGTTGTGGAGGGAGGCGTGGGCGGAGGCGGGCGGGGCGCCGCCCCAGAGCGCGTCCTTGAGCGCCTCGACGGAGACGGTACGGCCGGCTTCGAGCAGCAGGGCGGCGAGGAGCAGGCGCACCTTGGGGCTGCCCACGGGACGGACGACGGTGCCGTCACTGCCGCAGTCGTAGAGAATCGGCGGTCCCAGCAGGCCGAACCGCAGCTCGCACCGCTTCACGCCGCCCACTGCCTTCCCGCGCACAGGTCCGTGCGCGCACCCTGGCGCAACTCGGCCGTCGCTGGCGGAATACCGCCGGTCGACGACGGGATTCCGCCACCTGTTCCCGACGGGCTGCCCGCCGGGATCCGCTACTGTTCCGGCCACCCGGCAAGATCGCCTCGACGACTTCACGCCAATCGGCCGACGACGGTCCGGAGAACCGTTGGCCACATGTTAGCGATCCGTTGGTGCGGCCTGATGGGATCACCTCATCGGATCCGGCCCGACGGTGCGCGCGTAAGACGCGTTGCTCGGGGGAGTGTTACCGCCTTGCCGGATCCGCGGACGCAACGGGTCCCGGCCGGCCGAGGTGACCGACCGGGACCCGCGTCCACCTCTCCTCGGCCGCGGAAGGCCGACTCCCCGGGGTCGCTCAGTCCTGGATGTACCGGACGATGACCTGCATGCGGGTACCCCACTCCGTCTGCCAGCTCACCTCGTCCCCGACCTCTCGCCACATGAGCGCCTTCCCCAGGGAGGTGTCGGGGCTCAACCGCTCCGCCTCGTCACCGGCGAGCATCGCGATCTCGTACGTCATGATGCCGGGGTCGTCCGGGTCCTCGACCCCGACGAGGCATCCAGGGACCACCATCGCCCCGCCGGTCAGGGAGGAGTCCGGGATCACCCGGTCGAGCACGGCACGCAGCTGGCTGCGCCGCTCCTGAAGGGCCTCGCGCCGCCGGTCGTGGTCGGCCAGCTGGGCCTTCCGCGACGACGAGTCCACGGCCACGATCTCCGGAAGCGGCTGATCCAGTTCGTCCTGCACCCGCTGAAGCTCGCGCTGCACGCGCCGATGGGCGGCGACGCTGAGCCGGTCGACCCGCAGACGCGGGGCGGACCCGGCGCTCCGGGTCGGGGTCGGCTGAGCCGGTACCGCCGGAAGACTCCGCGCCGGGGCTGCCGCTTCAGCCGCCGGCCGCGCCCGCAGCAGTTCCGTCGTACGGCCGTCCGCGGCACCGGAGCTGCCGGGGGCATGGTGTCGCGCCAGACCCACCCGACCGCTGTCTCCCAGGACCGGTACGTCGACATGGGCAATGGCGGCGCGGATCATGGCCTGCACCTCGGCGTGGGCGACCCGCACGACAGCGTGCCCCTCGCGCAGGATGTCCACGGCATCGACCTCGGGGAAGCCCGGCGCACCGGCTCCCGCCAGAAACCGTGCGGCCTTGGGCAGCGTGGCCCGCATGCTGAACGCGTGCTGGGCCGCATTGACCTCGTCGCGGTGCAGCCGCGCGACAGTCACGAACTGAGGCTGTTCTTCGTCCGTGCCGTGCACGGGCTGGGGCGGGACCACGGGTCGGGGCTGAGACACGGGCCGGGGCTCAGGCCGGGGCCGGGTGTCGTCTCGCTCGGCGTCCGGGGCAGCAGAGGCAACGGGTACGGCGCTTTCGGCACCGGTCGGCTCCGCGCGACCGTCCTCCGCGCCCCCACCCGCCGGCGAGTGCGCCGCCGACTCGATGCCGAGTCGCTCCAGCTCCGCCCACAACGGCTCAAGTGCCCGCTCCGGATCGAGGAAGAAGCGGCTGCCCCGGATCCGGACGAACGTCCAGCCCACCCGCTCCAGTTCGCGCTGGCGTGCCGCGTCCGCGTCGGCGTTCTCCTCGGTGTGGAAGGCGTCGCCGTCGCACTCCACGGCAAGACGTCGCGTGCCGCCCTCCACGACGAGGTCGATGCGGTAGCGGCCGGCCGGATACTGCGGCCGCACCCGGTAGCCACGGGCCCGCAGGGCCAGATACACGCGCTGCTCGAAGAGGCTGTCGAAGGATTCGTGCGGAACGTCCGGCCGGACCTCACCGAGTCCGAGCCCGTCCTGCTCCTCGGCCGGGCGGGAGAACCAGTCCAGATAGGCGCGCCGCAGATCGGTCTCGCCCAGTTCGGTGCGGGTGAAGCTGTGGAACAGCCACACCTGGTCGCGGGCGCGGGATGCGGCCACATTGAGGTGCTGCCGGTTCAGGGAACTGCTGAAGTGGCCGCTCCGGCGCGGCCCGTCGGGGCCGGTGAGCGACACGACCGTACTGATGAAGACGATGTCGCGCTCGTCGCCCTGGAACTCCTCGGCGTTGCCCACCCGCAGGTGCCGGCGCTGTCGCTCGTCCAGCGGGATCCGGTCGGCCAGCAGGTCCTCGACGAGGTACTTCTGGCCCGTCCCGAGCAAGGTGATCACCCCCATGGTGCGCCCCGCGTAGGCGGGATCGGCGATGCACCGGGCGACCTCCGCCACCAGCCGCTCCGCCTCGGGCCGGTTGATCTGTTTCTGTCCGCTGCCCTCGACATAGCCGTCGGCCACGTGGACCGGGCGCAGCGGCGGCAGCCGGTGGGCGCCGTACTGCCGCAGCGGCTGGAGCCGGCCGCCGTAGCAGTGCTCGTTGGAGAAGCCGATGATCTCCGGCATGCACCGGAAGTGCTCCTGAAGCATCAGCTTGCCGCGGCCTCCGGCCAGACCGGAGGCGATGTCGAAGAGGCTGGCGGTCGGATTGAACAAGTTACGTCGGGCAGCGGGCAGTTCGGCCAGGAGGCGGCTCTGGAGCGCGAACTGCTCGTCGTGGTCCACGCCCACCTGCGCGGGGCTGACCTGCTGGTCGTCACCGACCACGATGACCTTCACACCCAGCCAGGCGAGCAGCAGCGCCTCGGGGCCTGACTGGCTGGCCTCGTCGACGATCACCACGTCGAAGCGCCCGGACCGGTCCATCGGCACGGTCTCGGTCACCTGGTGCAGCGGCATGATCCACG from Streptomyces davaonensis JCM 4913 encodes the following:
- a CDS encoding AfsR/SARP family transcriptional regulator, giving the protein MGGVKRCELRFGLLGPPILYDCGSDGTVVRPVGSPKVRLLLAALLLEAGRTVSVEALKDALWGGAPPASAHASLHNHVTRLRRLLDDPSRLRAVSPGYLLRVDDGELDIHAFDAHTAAARAAHADRDWCRTLGECAAALALWRGTPLSGLPAELGGYALVQRLKEARLLLLEWRYDAELAVADGRLDALLPELAALAAEHPLREAYHRQLMLALHRSGRQAEALAVHRDLRHRLLEELGVEPGPAVRGAHLEVLRGGGEATGDDKSGAGGDRPAPATPAPTTTPQASPPRPAQLPPPPAHFTGRAPLTETLHRTLTTPGPTVAVLTGMAGIGKSALALHVAHALTDRFPDGQLYVNLHGATPGMLPLTSAQALAALLRDVGADPRAVPEHPDAAAALLRSMLAPTRTLLVLDDAANAAQVRSLLPAGPGCAVIITSRSSLAALDGVRRFPLAPLSDEDSAALLRAVSGRDDGIDAGHPLVELTGRLPLALRVVAARLAARRALTPDVLAGQLTATDRRLHHLEYDDLSVRRSLAVAHDALAASDREADRDAALVLRRIGALDLPEYGAPLLARLSGTGVRRAEDALDRLVDVALLEETALGRYVPHDLVRDFARELAGTAGGTAVAESALSWYAALAERTLTAIVEPGLDQDDRRRPTSCQPSEHAAHVADTHPFDGPEAAFAWGDAELENIAALAERYADASDHRIAARLCTLLRLLFPYVQRSGRVAEMEVLGRAALRVARRLGDEAAEAYALGDLAGVHFLAGRHTEALTLNDEALTIWERLGVLSWMRRSLNNRGLLLEGLGRYEESGRALRQSLAYSRQLNDPYGEAVTHQHLGNLFEHTDPRAAIEQHRLSLAIGEMIGNVLIQLYARCNIGYAHLTLGEPAAAARHFEESLRDLVDQGDWHGESQTRLGLVRSLRLSGRAERADQECAELLRRADARADRYIGGLARHQHGLLLSGSGRTEEARTSWRAALDALTGTDEKAVVAELMTLLADDGRPPSPTHFASA